GACCGATGAGATAGCGGTCGAGGAGCGTGCCGACCTCGGCGGCATCGGCAGCTCCCGCGGTGAACGGCCCCTCAGGGGTGCCGGATCGACTGAAATGGCTTGTGGTCATATTCGAGTTTTGCTGAGCGCGCGGCCGCAGGCCAACCCCGCCTGTAGCTGATCTGACGTATCTGTCAAATCTCTGTAGCGGCGTCTCTTTACCCCACGAGATGACCCGGGCAACACTGGAGAAACCCCAGCCGGAAGAGGGCAGATGGAAAACTTCAATGCGGACGTGATCATCGTAGGCGGCGGCCCCACGGGGCTCATGCTGGCAGGAGAACTGGGTCTCAACGGGGTGTCGTCGATTGTTCTGGAGCGGCTCACTGAGCCGATTCGGCAGTCACGTGCCCTCGGCTTCTCGGCGCGCACCATCGAGGAATTCGACCAGCGCGGACTGCTGTCGCGACTCGGCGATGTTCAGGTCATTCCCGTCGGTCATTTCGGCGGGGTCCCCCTCGACTACCGCGTGGTCGAGGGAGGTTCGTACGGAGCGCGCGGAATACCCCAGTCGCGCACCGAGGCCATGCTGGGCGGGTGGGCCGCGGAACAGGGCGCCGAGGTGCGCCGCGGCCACACGGTCACCGGACTCGACAGCGACGACCAGGGCGTCACCGTGGCGTTCGACACCGCCGAGGGGCCGAGCAGCCTGCGCGCCCGCTACGTGGTGGGCTGCGACGGCGGCCGCAGCACCGTCCGGCGGCTGGCCGGCATCGACTTCCCCGGCACCGACGCGGCCATCGAACTGCGCCTCGCCGACGTGTCCGGCGTCCAGCTGCGGCCGCGCTTCAGCGGCGAGCGGGTGCCGGGCGGGATGGTCATGGTGCTGCCGCTCGGCCCGGACCACAACCGCATCGTCTACTACGACCGCGCCGAACCGCTGCGCGAGAGCCGGGAGCCGCTCGCCTTCGACGAGGTCGCCGAGGCCTTCGAGCGGCTGACCGGCGAGGACATCCACGAGGCCAAGCCCCTGTGGGTCAGCTCGACCACCGACGCCAGCCGCCAGGCCGCCGAGTACCGGCGCGGGCGCGTGTTCCTGGCCGGCGACGCGGCGCACATCCACCTCCCCATCGGTGCCCAGGGGATGAGCGCGGGCGTCCAGGACGCGGTCAACCTCGGCTGGAAGCTCGCCCTCGACATCAAGGGCAAGGCCCCCGAGGGGCTGCTCGACACGTACCACAGCGAGCGGCACCCGGTCGGCGCCCGCATCCTGGCCAACACCCTCGCCCAGCGCTTCCTCTACCTCGGAGGAGACGAGATCAAGCCGCTGCTCGACGTGTTCACCGAGCTGACGGCGTACGAGGACGTCCAGCGCCACCTCGTCGGGATGGTCACCGGCCTGGACATCCGCCACGAGGTCGGCCCCGGCGACCACCCGCTGCTCGGCCGGCGCCTGGACAACCAGGAGGTGGTGCTCAAGGACAGGAAGACCACCAACTTCGAGCTGCTGCACCCCGGCCGCGGCGTGCTGTTCGACCTCGCGGACGACCCCGAGCTGCGTCGTATCGGCGCGGGCTGGGCGGACCGGGTGGACACGGTCACCGCCGACCGCCACAACTGCGACATCCCGCTGGACGGCTTCCTGGTCCGCCCCGACGGATACGTCGCCTGGGTCTCCACCGCGGGCTCCCGCGAGCAGGGGCTCACCGACGCCCTCGCCCGCTGGTTCGGCCCGGCCGCCTGAGAACCGACTCCCTTTCCGCCAGTTCCCTCCTGAAACGGAAGAGCATCCCATGCCCAACATCGCCACCGAAGACCGTCACCTGACCGTCCTCAACCTGTTCAGCACGGACGCGGCCGAGAAGCAGACGCGCCTGCTCGGAGCGATGCGGGAGATCGTCGACGCCGCGGCCTACCCCGGCTGGATCTCCAGCACCGTGCACAGCGGCCAGGACAGGTTCGGCACCGCCAACTTCATCCAGTGGCGCAGCGGCGAGGACCTGGAGAAGCGCTACGCGGGCGACGAGTTCCAGCACCGCACGTGGCCGCTCTTCTCCGAGATCACCACGTCGATCCGGCTGCTGCAGACCGAGATCGCCTTCGCCCAGCGGCACCCCTCGCTGGGCGGTGTCACGGAGATCTCGCCCGACCGGGACGACTACACGGTCATCGAGGTCTTCCTGGTGGCGGACGAGAACCAGGCCGACCTGGTCGAGGCCCTGGGCCAGGACCAGGAGTGGCTGGTCGACGTGGAGGGCTACCGCTCCCACAGCGTGCTGCGCGGCCTCGCGGCACGCGGGGTCGAGGGCGCCTTCGTCGTCGCCTACTCGCAGTGGAACGACAAGGAGTCGTACGACGCGTTCCGGGCGGTACCGACCGCCGAGCAGCCGGCCGCCCGGCAGAAGGCGCAGGCCCGCGTCGACTCCCTCGCGACCTCCAGCGACTGGAACTCGTACCGCGTGGTCCACACGCGGTCCGCGGGCAAGTAACCGGCGCGCCGGCGGCGGGACTTCCCGCTCGGCCCGGCGGACGGACGCACGACAGAAAGACGCGGACACGTGAAGACGCGCACACGTAAAGGCGCGGACACGTGAAGACGCGGGCATGGAAAGACCGGACCCCGACAAGGCTTCTCTTGTCGGGGTCCGGCCGTGCGTCAGGACGAACGCAGTCCGTCGAGCACGATGTCGATGTAGCGACGCCAGTCGCCGGTGCGGCGGTGCACGATCGCGGTGAGGCCGCAGGTGATCGCCAGGATGTCGGCGCCCGCGAGGTCCGGCCGCATGGTGCCGGCCGCCTGGCCCTTCCCGACGAGGTCCATCAGCTCGGCCTCGAGGTCGGCCCGCATCTCGCTCGGCGGCCCCTCGGAGCCGAGGGTGCCCTCGACGACGCTGGCGAACCCGCGGTCCCGGGCCTCCACCTCGCCGATGTGCGTCAGCAACAGGTGCAGCGCCTCGAGCGGTGCGTCCTGGGCCGTCTCGCGGCAGGAGGTGCGGTAGTACTCCACGATCTCGCCGAACCGCTGCTGCGCGGCCGCCTCGATCATGGCTTCCTTCGTGGGGAAGTGGCGGTAGAGCGTGCCGATGCCGACGCCGGCACGGTGGGCCACCTCGTCCATCGAGACGCTGTCCCCTCCCTCGGCGAAGAGCGCCCGTGCGGCGGCCAGCACCTTGGCGCGGTTGCGCTCGGCATCCGCGCGGCGCGGCCGGGGAGCGTCGTCGGGCCTGGACGGCGACATTGAAGCGGAGCTAGTCATGCGGAATCTCCTTCCACTTAAACCATACGTGGTCCGGCGCGCCCCGAGGAGGCTCGGGGCGGCGGCACCGACGGGCGGCGCCCCGCCGACGGGTCCGGCTCTCGAGTCCGCCGTGGGGTCTGCTGTCGAGTCCGCCGTCGGGTCCGTCGGCGTGATCCGGGTGGGCGGTCCCACAGAATTCAACTTCTTCGAATGAGCGGTGATGCCAGTCACATGCGACGTCAGTCACATGTACTGAATATGACACTCGGGTCGTTCTGCATGGATCTTCTGAAAGCGCCAGGCCGCCCTGCCGCGAGGTGTGTCAATTCTTTGAAAAGTCCTCCAAGGAGAGGCAAAGTCAGTGACAGGGAATGTCGCCGGAAGCCCCTGCTTTTACGAAACCGCAACAACCTCTTCATCCTGGGGGTCCGTGGAACTCGAACCGATGCATGTAGGTTCTTTATCGATATCTGGTTCGAGTCATGAAGTGGGTCAACCGGACGGGGGAGATGTGAATCACGGTTCGCTGGGGATGCTTTCAGAGCCTCGCATGATAGAGGGGAGTGTGCCGGAGCAGACGCGAAGGACGGCTGGAATGTCCGACTGTTGGCGCATTCTTGTCGTGGACGACGATTCCGCCGGCGCGGAGTCCTTAGTCTGCCGACTGCGCCGGCACGGCCATCAGGCGATCAGTACGGCCAAGGGCAGCACCGCCCTGGAGGCGCACGACGATGTCGACCTGGTCCTGCTGGACCTCGAACTTCCCGACCTGGACGGCCTGGAGGTCTGCCGGGCCATCCGCGCGGTGAGCAGCGTCCCGATCATCGTCGTCACCGCCCGCGAGTCCGAACTCGACTGTGTGCTGGGTCTCCAGGCCGGCGCGGACGACTATGTGGTCAAGCCCTACGGCTTCCGGGAGCTGATGGCGCGCATGGAGGCCGTCATGCGTCGCACGCGCTCCGCCCAGTGGCCCACGGCCAGGGAGATACTGCACGGCCCGCTCCGGATAGACCTGGACTCCCGCGAGGTCAGCGTGGACGGCCGCAGGGTCGAGACCACCCGCAAGGAATTCGACCTGCTGCGGCTTCTCGCCTCCCATCCGGGAGCCGTCGTTCCGCGCAAGCGAATCCTCCAGCAGGTGTGGGGGGATTCATGGTCACGTCGCACCATCGACACGCATGTCAGCAGCTTGCGCGGCAAACTCGGCGGAAGTGGCTGGATCATCACCGTCCGCGGAGTCGGATTCAAACTCGGAGACGGATGAATTCTTGCCTCCCTGCACATGGGGCGAGAGAAACCGAACAGCGGAAACGGAAACGAGGATTCAGCATGAGTAATCCATTCCCCGTGATCGACGCGCTCATCGACGAGCCCGTCACCCTGATCAACGCCTTCACCGTGCCGGTGGACGAGGCCGAGCGGTTCCTGCACCGGTGGAAGGACAACGCCCGCATCATGGCCCGGCAGCCGGGGTTTCTCCAGGCCCGGATGTACCGCTCCCTGGTCGACGACGTGGAGCTGCGCTTCATCAACGTGGCCGAGTGGGAGTCCGGGAAGGCCCTGGACGCGGCGCGCGCCAACCCTGAGTTCCGCGCGTCGGCGCTGCGGATCGTCGACGACCCCGACCTGCACGTCACTCCGCGGCCGGTCGTCTACCAGGTCGCCCTCGAGGTGCAGCCGGGCGACCTGTTGTGACCCAGGGCTGAGCCCGGCAACCGTCCCACCAGCGTGGTCGGTTGCCGGGCCGGGCAGGGCCGGAGCGGTTCGGTCGGAAGCGCCTTGGCCCGACGGGACGGGACCTCAGTCCCGTACGCAGTGGTGCCGCGACCTGTCACGCGGGCGCGGACGGCGCTCGGCCGCCGGCGCGGCGGCGGAGCACCGACGGATCGACGCCAGGAGCCGGTCGACATCGGCGGTGGAGTGCGAGAACGAGGTCACGAAGCGCACGACCCCCGGCTCCCAGCGGTCGTGGTAGAAGGCGTACCCCTCCGCGAGGAGCTCCTCGACGACCGGCCGGGCGAGCGCGCAGAAGACCATGTTCATCTCCGGCTCGCTGCCGAGCTCGACGCCCGGCATCCCCTTCAGGCCGTCCCAGAGCCGGGACGCCAGGGCGTTCGCCCGGCCGGCATTGCGCAGCCACAGGCCGTCGGACAGATAGGCGTCGAGCTGTGCGGCGTGGAAGCGGGCCTTCGCGGGAAGCTGTCCGGCACGCTTGACGCGGGCGGCGAGCTCGACGGAGGCGGAGGGGTGGAAGGAGATGACCGCATCGGCGGTCATCGTCCCGTTCTTCGTGGTGCCGAACGACAGCACGTCGATCCCGGCCTTCCAGCTCATCTCGGCCGGACTGGCCCCGAAACGGCTCAGGGCATTGGCGAACCGCGCCCCGTCCATGTGCACCCCGAGGCCGGCGGACTTGGCGTGCAGGCTCAGTACGCGGATCTCCTCCAGCGTGTAGGCGCCACCGCTCTCCGTGCCCTGGCTGATGCTCAGCACCGAGGGCCGCATGCCGTGCACGTCACCGGCGCGACGCCGCAGCTCGTGCTGCAGGGAATCGGGGTCGATCTTGCCCCCGGCACCGGGGACGGCGACGAGCTTGGAGCCGCCCGTGAAGAACTCGGCGGCCCCGCATTCGTCGTTGTCGATGTGGCTGTCGGGGTGGCACAGGATGCTCCCCCACGGGCGCGAAAGAGACGACAGCGCAAGGCCGTTGGCGGCGGTACCGGAAGAGACCAGGAAGACGTCCACATCCCGCTCGAAGACCTCCCCGAGGCGGCGACGGACGGAGTCGGTGAAGGAATCCGCGCCGTACGGCATGGCGTGGCCCGCCGCAGCCGCCGTGACCGCTTCCAGGACCTCCGGAGACGCGCCGAAGGTGTTGTCGCTCAGGAAGTTCCGGCCGGCGACGTCGGCGGGGTGCGTGTCACTCATCCCGTGTCCAGGTGTCGTTGCCGGTGAGCAGCTGGCCCAGGTCGCCCTTCCCGTACCGCTCCACCGCCGTCTCCAGCTGGTCGGCCATCAGGGTGTCGTAGACCGGGCGGTCGACCGAGCGGAAGACGCCGATGGGGGTCTGGTGCAGGGTGTCCGGGTCGGCGAGGCGGGAGAGCGCGAACGCGGTGGTGGGGGTGGCGGCGTGGGCGTCGTGGACGAGGATCCGCGACTCGTTGTCGGGGGTGACGGTGACGACCTTCAGGTCGCCGGTGGCGGGGTCGCGGACGACGCCCTTGGCGTTGTCGGTGCCGAAGCGGATGGGCCGGCCGTGTTCGAGGCGGATGACCGCCTCCTGGGCCTGGTCCTTGTCCTTGAGGGCCTCGAAGGCGCCGTCGTTGAAGATGTTGCAGTTCTGGTAGATCTCCACCAGGGCGGTGCCGTTGTGTGCGGAGGCCTGGCGGAGCACCTCGGTGAGGTGCTTGCGGTCGGAGTCGACGGTGCGGGCCACGAAGGACGCCTCCGCGCCCAGCGCGAGGGAGACGGGGTTGAAGGGGGCGTCGAGGGAGCCCATCGGCGTGGATTTGGTGATCTTGCCGAGCTCGCTGGTGGGGGAGTACTGGCCCTTGGTGAGGCCGTAGATCCGGTTGTTGAAGAGCAGGATCTTGAGGTTGACGTTGCGGCGCAGGGCGTGGATGAGGTGGTTGCCGCCGATGGACAGGGCGTCGCCGTCGCCGGTGACGACCCAGACGGACAGGTCGCGGCGGGAGGTGGCCAGGCCGGTGGCGATGGCGGGGGCGCGGCCGTGGATGGAGTGCATCCCGTAGGTGTTCATGTAGTACGGGAAGCGGGAGGAGCAGCCGATGCCGGAGACGAAGACGATGTTCTCGCGTGCCAGGCCGAGCTCGGGCATGAAGCCCTGCACGGCGGCCAGGACCGCGTAGTCACCGCAGCCGGGGCACCAGCGGACCTCCTGGTCGGACTTGAAGTCCTTCATGGACTGGGCGGCCTCGGCCTTGGGGACCAGGTGCAGGAGCGGCTCGGTGGGCTCAGGCATCGATGGCCTCCTTGAGGGCGGCGGCGAGCTGTTCGGCCTTGAACGGCATGCCGTTGACCTGGGTGTGGCTGCGGGCGTCGACCAGGTACGTCGCCCGGACGAGGGTGGCCAGCTGGCCGAGGTTCATCTCGGGGATGACGACCTTCTCGTACCGCTTCAGGATCTCGCCGAGGTTTGTCGGGAAGGGGTTGAGGTGGCGCAGGTGGGCCTGGGCGATGGGCCCGCCCTCCCGGCGGATGCGGCGCACCGCGGCGGTGATCGGCCCGTAGGTGGAGCCCCAGCCCAGCACGAGAGTGGTGGCGCCGTCGGGGTCGTCGACCTCCAGGTCCGGCACGGCGATGTTGTCGATCTTGGCCTGGCGGGTGCGGACCATGAACTCGTGGTTGGCCGGGTCGTACGAGATGTTGCCGGTGCCGTCCTGCTTCTCGATGCCGCCGATGCGGTGCTCCAGGCCCGGGGTGCCGGGCACCGCCCACGGCCGGGCCAGGGTCTCCGGGTCGCGCTTGTAGGGCCAGAACACCTCGGTGCCATCGTCCAGGGTGTGGTTCGGGCCGGTGGCGAAGGGGGTCGTCAGGTCGGGCAGCTCCTCGACGTCCGGGATCCGCCACGGCTCGGAGCCGTTCGCCAGATAGCCGTCCGACAGCAGGAACACGGGCGTGCGGTAGGTCAGCGCGATCCGGGCGGCCTCCAGCGCCGCGTCGAAGCAGTCCGCCGGCGTCTTCGGGGCCACGACCGGCACCGGCGCCTCGCCGTTGCGGCCGTACATGGCCTGCAGCAGATCGGCCTGCTCCGTCTTCGTCGGCAGACCGGTGGAGGGTCCGCCGCGCTGGATGTCGACGATCAGCAGCGGCAGCTCCAGCGACACCGCCAGCCCGATCGTCTCGGACTTGAGCGCCACACCGGGTCCGGACGTCGTCGTCACCGCAAGCGAACCACCGAAGGCGGCGCCGAGCGCGGCGCCGATGCCGGCGATCTCGTCCTCGGCCTGGAAGGTCCGCACGCCGAAGTTCTTGTGCTTGGACAGCTCGTGCAGGATGTCCGAGGCCGGGGTGATGGGGTAGGAGCCCAGGTAGAGCGGCAGGTCGGCCTGCCGGCTCGCGGCGATCAGGCCGTACGAGAGAGCCAGGTTCCCGGAGATGTTGCGGTAGGTGCCGGTGGGGAAGGCGCGGGTGGCGGGGGCGACCTCGTAGGAGACGGCGAAGTCCTCGGTGGTCTCGCCGAAGTTCCAGCCGGCCCTAAAGGCGACGATGTTGGCCTCGGCGATCTCGGGCTTCTTGGCGAACTTGGTGCGCAGGAAGGTCTCGGTGGCCTCGGTGGGGCGGTGGTACATCCAGGACAGCAGCCCGAGCGCGAACATGTTCTTGGAGCGTTCGGCCTCCTTGCGGGACAGGCCGAAGTCCTTCAGCGCCTCCAGGGTGAGGGTCGTCAGCGGCACGGGGTGGACCCGGTAGCCGTCCAGCGAGCCGTCTTCGAGGGGGGAGGTGGCGTAGCCGACCTTGGCCATGGCGCGTTTGGCGAATTCGTCGGTGTTGACGATGATCTCGCCGCCGCGGGGTACGTCGGCGATGTTGGCCTTGAGGGCGGCGGGGTTCATGGCGACCAGGACGTTGGGGGCGTCGCCGGGGGTCAGGATGTCGTGGTCGGCGAAGTGGAGCTGGAAGGAGGAGACGCCCGGCAGGGTTCCGGCGGGGGCGCGGATCTCGGCGGGGAAGTTGGGCAGGGTGGAGAGGTCGTTCCCGAAGGATGCCGTCTCCGAGGTGAAGCGGTCGCCCGTGAGCTGCATGCCGTCGCCGGAGTCACCCGCGAAACGGATGACCACCCGGTCGAGTCTGTGGATCTCTTTGCCGAGGACCGGCATCAGGGAATCTCCTTATGGGGGGAGGCGGAGGGGGTCAGCTCGCCGTGGCGAGGACGACAGCGGCCGCGAACGAGGGGGTGGGTGCGGCCAGGTCGTGGAAGGTGAAGTCCTGTATCGCGGCGGGGACTTCGGACACTCCGACGTACGGGTCGGTGACCCCGTACGCGAGTCCCGCCCCCGTCGCCTTCAGGTACGCCTCCTTGCGCGTCCACACCCGGGCCAGGGCCCCGGGGCGGTCCGCGTCCGGCAGCGCGCGCAGGGCGTGCTGCTCGCGCGGGTGCAGGGCGGGCAGCAGCTCTTCGGTGATGTCCGGCCGGGGGACGCCTTCGACGTCGGCGCCCACCGTGACCCCCGATACGGCGATCAGGGCGAGCCCGCCGCTGTGCGAGAGCGAGAAGTGGGGGCCGCCGCCGGCCAGGGCGGGCCGTCCGTGGGGCTCGCCGCAGCAGGGGCAGTCCTCGCGTACCAGGCTCACCGACTCGGGTGCGAGTCCGGTGTACCCGCTCAGGACCAGGCGGAGGCCGATGTGCGCGGCCCGGTAGCGGTGCCGGTCGCCGGGGCGGCGCAGCCGGGCGGAGCGCTCGCGTTCCGCCGTGCTCAGCGGCGCCCGCTCGGCCGCCACCGGGTGGCCGCCCACGACCTCCCGGTCCGTGTCCAGCCACCACAGGGCCACGTCCCCGCCCCGTGGGGGCGGGCCCGGCTCCGGGGGCGTGTCGTCGAGCGCGTGGTACTGGAAGGGGGCACACGCGGGCGAGGGGGCGTGTGCGAGCTCAGGCATCGGCGCCGGTCCCGGCGAGCTCGCGGATGGTGGGCGTGCGGAACAGGTCCCGCAGCGGTACGGCCGGCAGTCCGCGGTTGCGCAGTGCGGCGCTGATCCGTACCGCGAGCAGGGAGTTGCCGCCGAGCTCGAAGAAGTCGTCGTCGAGTCCGACCGGGGTGCCCAGTACGGTCGACCAGATGTCCTGGAGCACCGCGGCGGTTCCCTGCTCCCCGGTGGAGGCCGGTGCGGGGGCGGGAACGGTGCGGGCGGGTTCCGGCAGCCGGGCGGCGTCGAGCTTGCCGTTGGTGGTCAGCGGCAGGGAGTCGAGCGCGGTGACGGTCGCGGGGAGCATGTAGCCGGGCAGGACGGTCGCGGCTCGCTTGCGCACGCCGACGGTGTCCAGGTCCGCAGGGACGACGTAGGCGTCGAGGCGGGCGGTGGCGGGGTCGTCCGGGTTCTCGCGGCGCACGATCACGGCCGCCGCGCGGACGTCCGGGTCCTCCAGGAGGACGGAACGGATCTCGTCGAGCTCGATGCGGAAGCCGCGGATCTTCACCTGGCTGTCGATGCGTCCCAGGTGTTCCAGGGTGCCGTCGGGGCGCAGCCGGCCGAGGTCGCCGCTGTGGTACCGGCGGCCGTCCCGGTCGGCTGCCACCCCGTCGGCCGTGAACCCGTCGGCCGCGAACCCGTCGGCCGCGAACCCGTCGGCCGCGAACCGGTCGGCCGCGAACGGGTCGGCGGTGAACCGGGCGGCGGTGAACCCGTCGGCCGCGAACCGGTCGGCCGCGAACGGGTCGGCGGTGAACCGGGCGGCGGTGAGCTCGGGTTGGCCGAGGTAGCCGAGGGCCACGCCCGCGCCGCCGACGAGGATCTCTCCGGTGACGCCGGGCGGGACGAGCCGGCCGCGCGCGTCCGTCACGTACAGGTGCCAGCCGGGCAGCGCCGGACCGACGGACTTCGAGCCGGCGAGGGCCAGCTCCCGGGTCAGGGTCTGCGCGGTGACGTGCACGGTGGTCTCGGTGATGCCGAACATGTTGACCATGCGGCACTCGTCCTCCGGGTGCCGGTCGAACCAGCGCAGCAGCATGCGGGCGTCCAGCGGCTCGCCGCCGAAGACGACCAGCCGGACGGCGAGCCGGGCGTGGTCGGTCTCCAGGAGCTGGGAGAAGGCGGAGGGCGTCTGGCTGAGGACGGTGACCCGCTCGCGCTCCAGCAGGTCGCGGAACTCCCCGGGTTCGCGGGAGACGAGGTACGGCACGACGACGAGCCGTCCTCCGGTCAGCAGGCAGCCCCAGATCTCCCAGACGGAGAAGTCGAACGCGCCGGAGTGGAAGAAGGTCCACACGTCGGCCGGGCCGAGACCGTACTCGTCGCGGGTCGCGTCGATGAGCGCGACGACGTTGCGGTGCGGCACGACGACGCCCTTGGGGCGGCCGGTGGAGCCCGAGGTGTAGATGACGTACGCCGGGTCGTCGGGGCCCGCGGCGCCCGCCGGTTCGGCGAGGCCGGGCGCGTCGCCCGAGGCGAGCAGGTCGTCGGGAGCGACGGGGGTGCCCGCCTCGGCGGGGTACTCCGCGAGCCGGGTGATCGCCAGGTCGAGGCCGGCGTCCCGCGCCGTGTGGGCGAGCCGGTCGGCCGGGTAGGCCGGGTCCGTGGGCACGTACGCCGCACCCGCCTTCAGTACGCCGAGCATGGCCACCACGAGTTCGGCGGTCCGCTCCAGGCAGATGCCGACCCGGTCGCCCGGGGTCACCCCGTGCGCCACCAGGCCCCGGGCCAGCCGGTCGGCCTGCCGGTCGAGTTCGCGGTAGGTGAGGGACGTCGTCCCGTCGTCGACCGCCGGGGCGTCCGGGCGGGCGGCGGCCACCCGCGCGAAGGCGTCGACGAGCCGCTCCGGTACGCCGGTCAGGGCGCCGTCCGGCCGGCCGAGGGCCGCCACCCGCTCGCGCTCGGCGGCGTCGAGGAGCTCGACGTCGTCGGTGGGGATCTCCGGGGTCTCGGCGAACTGGCGCAGGACGTGGGCCAGGTGGCGCAGGAACCCCTCGACGGTCTCGGGAGCGAGGTGGCTGCGGCGGAACGCGGCCCAGAGCCTGCTGCCGGTCGGCTCCCCGCCCTCCTCCGCCGCCTCGGACGGCAGCACGGCGAGGGTCAGCGGGAACGGCGGAGCGAGGCAGGGCAGGTACTCGCCCGCGTACTTCTCCGTGTTCGCGGCCGGGGCCGCGGGCTCGATCAGACCCGCGGTCACCGGGTGCTCCGACGGCACCGGTACGGCGGCACGCAGCGCGGCGAGCGAGGCGTCGCCGGGGAGCGCGTGGGCGAGGGCGCCGCGCCGGTCACTGGCGACGGTGACGACACCGGTGGCGCCGTGCCCCTCGTAGCGGTGCATGGTCAGGGCGAGGGCGGCGAGCAGCACGGCCGGGTCCGCCGTACCCGGCAGGTCGTCGGACAGGT
The DNA window shown above is from Streptomyces vietnamensis and carries:
- a CDS encoding non-ribosomal peptide synthetase; translation: MEGEQCHAVRVRLSGSVSDAELTARLGAAGPWRLWVEEVAAGSGEPEARRRWNAELNRPTAAVRCVLLRYRDGLADLVVVADRAVLDRAGLDGLAGALVTGADPGPLSGSSVRAPAAAPAPDWGGGARSATAWETRSHDLSDDLPGTADPAVLLAALALTMHRYEGHGATGVVTVASDRRGALAHALPGDASLAALRAAVPVPSEHPVTAGLIEPAAPAANTEKYAGEYLPCLAPPFPLTLAVLPSEAAEEGGEPTGSRLWAAFRRSHLAPETVEGFLRHLAHVLRQFAETPEIPTDDVELLDAAERERVAALGRPDGALTGVPERLVDAFARVAAARPDAPAVDDGTTSLTYRELDRQADRLARGLVAHGVTPGDRVGICLERTAELVVAMLGVLKAGAAYVPTDPAYPADRLAHTARDAGLDLAITRLAEYPAEAGTPVAPDDLLASGDAPGLAEPAGAAGPDDPAYVIYTSGSTGRPKGVVVPHRNVVALIDATRDEYGLGPADVWTFFHSGAFDFSVWEIWGCLLTGGRLVVVPYLVSREPGEFRDLLERERVTVLSQTPSAFSQLLETDHARLAVRLVVFGGEPLDARMLLRWFDRHPEDECRMVNMFGITETTVHVTAQTLTRELALAGSKSVGPALPGWHLYVTDARGRLVPPGVTGEILVGGAGVALGYLGQPELTAARFTADPFAADRFAADGFTAARFTADPFAADRFAADGFAADGFAADGFTADGVAADRDGRRYHSGDLGRLRPDGTLEHLGRIDSQVKIRGFRIELDEIRSVLLEDPDVRAAAVIVRRENPDDPATARLDAYVVPADLDTVGVRKRAATVLPGYMLPATVTALDSLPLTTNGKLDAARLPEPARTVPAPAPASTGEQGTAAVLQDIWSTVLGTPVGLDDDFFELGGNSLLAVRISAALRNRGLPAVPLRDLFRTPTIRELAGTGADA